From Halomicrobium salinisoli, the proteins below share one genomic window:
- a CDS encoding ATP-binding protein has product MSDPELAVVEFLLTTQVYSERRELDPDDLPPAYRAAFWSDGEIERPLSPTASAATEATGLERPWEAISGLMFTDRDDFSGTLQFTDRDMAEEWYLKRTDAGRLMDNPVLAAEYGDEFEDVDYELARERNRPARADRALIDSLLDEAFDEEEEEEGMLDLVDVRAPEEVEMTMDQLVLTADQEAEIHKIVKAIEHRDYLADIGLREIGKLLFVGPPGTGKTSVARALAHDLDLPFVEVKLSMITSQYLGETAKNVEKTFEVAKRLSPCILFMDEFDFVAKTRSSDEHAAIKRAVNTLLKSIDEVSLIQDEVLLIGATNHPDQLDAAVWRRFDEIVNFPKPDRDMRSDILRVVTQEMDIVDFEPDELADITEGLTGSDLRLVLREAVLDALTEERTTLTQQDLRDAVTDFEERDNLKNMDMIEGDHDALVAGGDISGAGDSEAASDGGEASGGSRSSSGGAPDGGGHDHGHDHDH; this is encoded by the coding sequence ATGAGTGATCCGGAGCTAGCGGTCGTCGAGTTTCTGCTCACGACGCAGGTGTACTCCGAGCGTCGCGAGCTCGACCCCGACGACCTGCCGCCGGCCTACCGGGCGGCGTTCTGGAGCGACGGAGAGATCGAGCGGCCGCTGTCGCCGACCGCGTCGGCGGCGACCGAGGCGACGGGCCTCGAACGCCCCTGGGAGGCCATCTCGGGGCTGATGTTCACGGACCGCGACGACTTCTCCGGCACGCTGCAGTTCACCGATCGGGACATGGCCGAGGAGTGGTACCTCAAGCGGACCGACGCCGGTCGCCTGATGGACAACCCGGTGCTGGCCGCCGAGTACGGGGACGAGTTCGAGGACGTCGACTACGAACTCGCCCGCGAGCGCAACCGGCCGGCGCGGGCCGACCGCGCGCTGATCGACTCGCTGCTGGACGAGGCCTTCGACGAGGAGGAAGAGGAGGAGGGCATGCTCGACCTCGTCGACGTCCGCGCCCCCGAGGAGGTCGAGATGACGATGGACCAGCTCGTCCTCACGGCCGATCAGGAGGCCGAGATCCACAAGATCGTCAAGGCCATCGAGCACCGCGACTACCTCGCCGACATCGGCCTGCGGGAGATCGGCAAGCTCCTGTTCGTCGGGCCGCCGGGCACGGGCAAGACGAGCGTCGCCCGCGCGCTGGCCCACGACCTGGACCTCCCGTTCGTCGAGGTGAAGCTGTCGATGATCACCTCGCAGTACCTCGGCGAGACGGCCAAGAACGTCGAGAAGACCTTCGAGGTGGCCAAGCGGCTCTCGCCGTGTATCCTCTTCATGGACGAGTTCGACTTCGTCGCGAAGACCCGCTCCAGCGACGAGCACGCCGCGATCAAGCGCGCCGTCAACACGCTCCTGAAGAGCATCGACGAGGTCAGCCTGATCCAGGACGAGGTGCTCCTGATCGGCGCCACCAACCACCCCGACCAGCTCGACGCCGCCGTCTGGCGGCGCTTCGACGAGATCGTCAACTTCCCCAAGCCGGACCGCGACATGCGCTCGGACATCCTCCGGGTGGTCACCCAGGAGATGGACATCGTCGACTTCGAGCCCGACGAGCTGGCCGACATCACCGAGGGGCTGACCGGCTCCGACCTCCGGCTGGTGCTCCGGGAGGCCGTGCTGGACGCCCTGACCGAGGAGCGGACGACGCTCACCCAGCAGGACCTCCGGGACGCCGTCACCGACTTCGAGGAGCGGGACAACCTCAAGAACATGGACATGATCGAGGGCGACCACGACGCGCTGGTCGCCGGCGGCGACATCTCCGGCGCGGGCGACTCGGAGGCCGCCTCCGACGGCGGTGAGGCGAGCGGTGGGAGCCGATCCTCGTCGGGCGGGGCGCCCGACGGCGGCGGGCACGATCACGGGCACGACCACGACCACTGA
- a CDS encoding cation:proton antiporter has translation MAETSLLLLVAGIIAIGVLAQIIASRLRTPSIIFYIAAGLVLGEPGLQIVTADTFGITGLQTIVGLAVAIIVFEGSFHLKVERIRTAPAAAIRLVTVGAVIALVGTSVAVRFAFGVPWNLAFTIGALLVATGPTVVTPILDVVPVRDRVAAALETEGIINDVTAAIMAIVFFKTVNPEAVAEGFVTAFLSRMGVGLLVGVVVAGVVYYLLRYVDLSPGDAPRNARLLTLAGALLAYAVANSQATEAGVAAAATAGFLLGNADVPYEADVEDFKGDVTLVVLSFVFIALAALLEVETLVQVGVPGLIVVAAMALVIRPALVFLSTVGDRFTLQERAFMSFVGPRGIIPASVATLFAVELQAAAEELGQPALVEQANILLGTVFLAILLTAVFEGGLARHVAEYLDVIPMRTVVVGGGKVGRSLAARLEGRGENVVIVEKRQATVERARNDGHTVEWGDGTDSEVLRAAGAENAKIVAAATGDDDANLLVAQLAESKFGVDRIVARANDADNVEAFQDLGVNTISPDIATAWAIDNQIERPAIARWMTDVGRVGDVEEVEVTADDLVGTSIREIGTELPDTCMIALVSRDGEADVPDSDFVVKRGDVLTLIGRSESVREGIARVDAGLA, from the coding sequence ATGGCGGAGACCAGCCTCCTGTTGCTCGTGGCCGGGATCATCGCTATCGGCGTCCTGGCCCAGATAATCGCCTCTCGGCTGCGGACGCCCAGCATCATCTTCTACATCGCGGCCGGCCTCGTCCTCGGCGAGCCCGGACTCCAGATCGTGACCGCCGACACCTTCGGGATCACGGGCCTCCAGACCATCGTCGGTCTGGCGGTCGCGATCATCGTCTTCGAGGGCTCGTTCCACCTGAAAGTCGAGCGCATCCGCACGGCGCCGGCTGCGGCGATCCGCCTGGTGACCGTGGGGGCGGTCATCGCGCTCGTCGGCACGTCCGTCGCCGTCCGGTTCGCGTTCGGCGTCCCGTGGAACCTCGCCTTCACCATCGGGGCGCTGCTGGTCGCGACGGGACCGACCGTCGTCACGCCGATCCTCGACGTCGTCCCGGTCCGGGACCGGGTCGCCGCCGCGCTGGAGACCGAGGGGATCATCAACGACGTCACCGCCGCGATCATGGCCATCGTCTTCTTCAAGACGGTCAACCCCGAGGCCGTCGCCGAGGGGTTCGTGACGGCCTTCCTCAGCCGGATGGGCGTCGGGCTGCTCGTCGGCGTCGTCGTCGCGGGCGTCGTCTACTACCTGCTGCGCTACGTCGACCTCTCGCCGGGCGACGCGCCGCGCAACGCCCGGCTGCTGACGCTCGCCGGCGCGCTGCTCGCCTACGCGGTGGCGAACTCCCAGGCCACCGAGGCCGGCGTCGCCGCGGCCGCCACCGCCGGCTTCCTGCTTGGCAACGCCGACGTCCCCTACGAGGCCGACGTCGAGGACTTCAAGGGCGACGTCACGCTGGTCGTCCTCTCCTTCGTGTTCATCGCGCTCGCGGCGCTGCTGGAGGTCGAAACCCTCGTTCAGGTGGGGGTCCCCGGCCTGATCGTCGTCGCGGCGATGGCGCTGGTGATCCGTCCGGCGCTGGTCTTCCTCTCGACGGTCGGCGACCGCTTCACCCTCCAGGAGCGGGCGTTCATGAGCTTCGTCGGCCCGCGCGGGATCATCCCGGCGTCCGTGGCGACGCTGTTCGCGGTCGAACTGCAGGCAGCGGCAGAGGAGCTGGGTCAGCCGGCCCTCGTCGAGCAGGCCAACATCCTGCTTGGGACCGTCTTCCTCGCGATCCTGCTGACGGCCGTCTTCGAGGGGGGACTGGCCCGCCACGTCGCCGAGTACCTCGACGTGATCCCGATGCGGACGGTCGTCGTCGGCGGCGGGAAGGTGGGGCGGTCGCTCGCCGCGCGCCTCGAGGGGCGAGGCGAGAACGTCGTGATCGTCGAGAAGCGGCAGGCGACCGTCGAGCGCGCGCGCAACGACGGCCACACCGTCGAGTGGGGCGACGGGACCGATTCCGAGGTGTTGCGCGCCGCGGGCGCGGAGAACGCCAAGATCGTCGCCGCCGCGACCGGCGACGACGACGCGAACCTGCTGGTGGCCCAGCTCGCGGAGTCGAAGTTCGGCGTCGACCGGATCGTCGCCCGGGCCAACGACGCCGACAACGTCGAGGCCTTCCAGGACCTCGGCGTGAACACCATCTCTCCCGACATCGCCACGGCGTGGGCCATCGACAACCAGATCGAGCGCCCCGCCATCGCCCGCTGGATGACCGACGTCGGCCGGGTCGGCGACGTCGAGGAGGTCGAGGTCACCGCCGACGACCTGGTCGGGACGTCGATCCGCGAGATCGGGACGGAGCTGCCCGACACCTGCATGATCGCGCTGGTCTCGCGGGACGGCGAGGCGGACGTCCCGGACAGCGACTTCGTCGTCAAGCGGGGCGACGTACTCACCCTGATCGGCCGGAGCGAGTCCGTCCGGGAGGGGATCGCGCGAGTCGACGCCGGGCTCGCGTAG